A region from the Oceanidesulfovibrio marinus genome encodes:
- a CDS encoding bifunctional helix-turn-helix transcriptional regulator/GNAT family N-acetyltransferase has translation MDVLQELGKVALGSRLRRLGDVFACDAAKIFQMYGVDIQPKWFPVFYLLSQTEESSITAMAADIGCSHPVVSQAVKEMTRAGLIETGKSSEDGRMNVVKLSDAGRALIPGLEAQMQDVTESMDELQGQMQHNLLKAIEETEYLLEEKSLHDRVLEQRKRRESQRVEILDYTPEFHDDFKRLNYEWIEKFFTVEDADRELLEHPNERILNPGGAILLARYEGEIVGVCALFRKDDETLELAKMAVTPKVQGRSIGWTLGCAAVDKARSLGAKKLHIDSNTKLKAAMKLYAKMGFVRVVGPPSPYEKCNIQLEKILD, from the coding sequence ATGGATGTATTGCAGGAGCTTGGAAAGGTGGCCTTGGGCAGCAGGTTGCGGCGGCTGGGTGATGTCTTTGCCTGCGACGCGGCAAAGATCTTTCAGATGTATGGTGTGGACATCCAGCCCAAGTGGTTCCCGGTGTTCTACCTGCTCTCCCAGACCGAGGAGAGCTCCATCACCGCCATGGCCGCCGACATCGGCTGCTCCCACCCGGTGGTCAGCCAGGCAGTCAAGGAGATGACCAGGGCCGGGCTCATCGAGACCGGCAAGAGCAGCGAGGATGGCCGGATGAACGTGGTGAAGCTCTCGGACGCCGGCCGGGCGCTCATCCCCGGCCTGGAGGCCCAGATGCAGGACGTGACCGAGTCCATGGATGAGTTGCAAGGCCAGATGCAGCACAACCTCCTGAAAGCGATCGAGGAGACCGAGTACCTGCTGGAAGAAAAGAGCCTGCACGACCGTGTGCTGGAGCAGCGCAAGCGGCGGGAGTCCCAGCGAGTGGAGATCCTCGACTATACGCCGGAGTTTCACGACGACTTCAAGCGCCTGAACTACGAGTGGATCGAGAAGTTCTTCACCGTGGAGGACGCCGACCGCGAGCTGCTGGAGCACCCGAACGAGCGAATCCTCAATCCCGGCGGCGCCATCCTCCTGGCGCGGTACGAGGGCGAGATCGTGGGCGTATGTGCGCTTTTCCGCAAGGACGACGAGACCCTGGAGCTGGCCAAGATGGCCGTCACGCCCAAGGTCCAGGGCAGGAGCATCGGCTGGACGCTGGGCTGCGCCGCCGTAGACAAGGCGCGCTCCCTGGGCGCGAAGAAGCTGCACATAGACAGCAACACCAAGCTCAAGGCGGCCATGAAGCTCTACGCCAAGATGGGCTTTGTCCGTGTGGTCGGCCCGCCCTCCCCGTACGAGAAGTGCAACATCCAGCTCGAAAAAATCCTGGACTGA
- a CDS encoding TetR/AcrR family transcriptional regulator, producing MVQVLKDCVRNQIAEAAEVQFAKVGYTKATIGAIAREAGVATGTIYKYFADKEALFHAIITAGFVEEFSSLTRRRIAAFAQPGGLHAGRSILESEAGELLRFWVRNRLKVVIILARAEGSAYESFGASYVQDMAEQTIAQAREQFPQIEITDLFRFMVHKILSDSVRGIVAILENFRDEASICEAFSASTAYQLAGINGFIEWSLAQGAQDARI from the coding sequence ATGGTCCAGGTCCTGAAAGACTGTGTTCGCAACCAGATCGCCGAGGCTGCCGAGGTGCAGTTCGCAAAGGTGGGCTACACCAAGGCGACCATCGGCGCCATTGCGCGGGAAGCCGGCGTGGCGACAGGCACGATCTACAAGTACTTCGCGGATAAAGAAGCGCTTTTCCACGCGATCATAACCGCCGGGTTCGTGGAGGAGTTCTCCAGCTTGACTCGGCGCCGGATTGCCGCGTTCGCACAGCCGGGCGGTTTGCATGCCGGTCGGTCCATCCTGGAATCCGAAGCCGGCGAGCTGCTCCGGTTCTGGGTCCGGAACCGGCTCAAGGTCGTGATTATTCTGGCGCGTGCGGAAGGCTCCGCCTACGAATCGTTTGGTGCGAGCTATGTGCAGGACATGGCCGAGCAAACCATCGCGCAGGCTCGGGAGCAATTCCCGCAAATAGAGATCACCGACCTTTTCCGTTTCATGGTGCACAAGATTCTCTCCGATTCCGTACGAGGAATCGTCGCAATTCTTGAAAACTTCCGTGATGAAGCATCCATCTGCGAGGCCTTCTCCGCCAGCACGGCGTATCAGCTGGCAGGCATCAACGGCTTTATCGAATGGTCTCTTGCACAAGGAGCTCAGGATGCACGCATTTGA
- a CDS encoding DUF4198 domain-containing protein: MGAYYKLTPWVEASDGTWHMDKTRKDFKDTPRICYLSSMQSKAVVVVGNDDGSYATTPLGKGLEITPLNKASEFRQGEAIKFKLTRDGERVKMASIVGSFSGYSEDEMSFPFYAKTNIDGVFEFKPLQAGTWYLSTSIESPSGNPDCETRIEKTSIVFTVK; encoded by the coding sequence GTGGGCGCCTACTACAAGCTGACGCCCTGGGTCGAAGCCAGCGACGGCACGTGGCACATGGACAAGACCCGAAAGGATTTCAAAGACACGCCTCGCATCTGCTACCTCTCCAGCATGCAGTCCAAGGCGGTGGTCGTCGTCGGGAATGACGACGGCTCCTATGCAACGACTCCGCTCGGCAAGGGGCTTGAAATCACTCCGCTGAACAAGGCAAGCGAGTTCCGGCAGGGCGAAGCCATCAAGTTCAAGCTGACCAGGGATGGCGAGCGGGTCAAAATGGCCAGCATCGTGGGCAGCTTCAGCGGCTACTCCGAAGACGAAATGAGCTTTCCGTTCTACGCGAAAACAAACATCGACGGCGTGTTCGAGTTCAAACCGCTGCAGGCCGGCACGTGGTATCTCAGCACAAGCATCGAGAGCCCCAGCGGCAACCCGGATTGCGAAACGCGTATTGAAAAAACGAGCATCGTGTTCACCGTGAAGTAG
- the glyA gene encoding serine hydroxymethyltransferase → MHEFVELLSRTDPTVFQNLIGEEQRQREGVELIPSENYTYPEVLAVLGSVFTNKYSEGYPGRRYYGGQKYTDAVEILARERACEVFRAEHANVQPLSGSPMNQAVYLGLLEPGDTILAMDLSHGGHLTHGAPVSHMGRLFNFVRYKTDPSDGSFDYDAIRKLALEHKPRLVLTGYTSYPRDLDYAAFKAIADEVGALTMCDASHYAGMVAGGVMANPLDHGFDVMTTTSHKSLRGPRGGMILCKKEHAAKIDKSVFPGLQGGPHMNVIAGIAITMGKALQPEFREYAAQVLKNAKAMAEAFLGHGGALVTGGTDNHMLVLDTEKSFGINGKNAEEILDAVGITTNKQIIPDDPNPPLKPSGIRIGTPAATTRGMQEQEAALLADWMTEALTHPEDTTLHEVIHRKVQILCSRFPVPGIQ, encoded by the coding sequence ATGCACGAGTTTGTCGAATTACTTTCCCGCACCGATCCTACCGTTTTCCAGAACCTTATCGGCGAAGAGCAGCGCCAGCGCGAAGGCGTGGAGCTCATCCCGTCCGAGAACTACACCTACCCCGAGGTGCTCGCGGTTCTCGGCTCCGTGTTCACCAACAAGTACTCCGAGGGCTACCCCGGCCGGCGCTACTACGGCGGCCAGAAGTACACCGACGCCGTGGAGATACTGGCGCGGGAGCGCGCCTGCGAGGTGTTCCGCGCCGAGCACGCCAATGTCCAGCCGCTCTCGGGCTCGCCCATGAACCAGGCCGTGTACCTGGGCCTGCTGGAACCCGGCGACACCATCCTGGCCATGGACCTCTCCCACGGCGGCCACCTCACCCACGGCGCGCCCGTCTCCCACATGGGCCGGCTCTTCAACTTCGTGCGCTACAAAACCGACCCGTCCGACGGCTCCTTCGATTACGACGCCATCCGCAAGCTGGCGCTGGAGCACAAGCCCAGGCTGGTGCTGACCGGCTACACCTCGTACCCGCGCGACCTGGACTACGCCGCGTTCAAGGCCATTGCCGACGAGGTGGGCGCCCTGACCATGTGCGACGCCTCCCACTACGCCGGCATGGTGGCCGGCGGCGTGATGGCCAACCCCCTGGACCACGGCTTCGACGTGATGACTACCACCTCGCACAAGTCCCTGCGCGGACCGCGCGGCGGCATGATTCTCTGCAAGAAGGAGCACGCGGCCAAGATCGACAAGTCCGTGTTCCCGGGCCTGCAGGGCGGACCGCATATGAACGTCATCGCCGGCATCGCCATCACCATGGGCAAGGCGCTGCAGCCCGAGTTCAGGGAGTACGCTGCCCAGGTGCTCAAGAACGCCAAGGCCATGGCCGAGGCCTTCCTGGGCCACGGCGGCGCCCTGGTTACGGGCGGCACGGACAACCACATGCTCGTGCTGGACACGGAGAAGAGCTTCGGCATCAACGGCAAGAACGCCGAGGAGATTCTGGACGCCGTGGGCATCACCACCAACAAGCAGATCATTCCGGACGACCCCAACCCGCCGCTCAAGCCCAGCGGCATCCGTATCGGCACGCCGGCCGCTACCACGCGCGGCATGCAGGAGCAGGAAGCCGCCCTGCTGGCCGATTGGATGACCGAGGCCCTGACACACCCGGAGGACACGACCCTGCACGAGGTCATCCATCGCAAGGTGCAGATCCTGTGCAGCCGCTTCCCGGTGCCGGGCATTCAGTAG
- a CDS encoding MerR family transcriptional regulator, translating into MKIREFAKLTGLSAHTLRYYERINLLQVDRDASGHRAYTKQDVKWARCIRRLKDADMPLKDIQEFASLRHHCCGPECQRLQVLEKHRERLEALRKEILEHIDLIDEEVARFKEWNKLE; encoded by the coding sequence ATGAAAATCCGGGAGTTCGCCAAGCTTACAGGTCTAAGCGCGCACACCTTGCGGTATTACGAGCGCATCAATCTGCTCCAGGTTGATCGCGACGCCAGCGGACACCGCGCGTACACGAAGCAGGATGTGAAGTGGGCCCGCTGCATCCGGCGGTTGAAGGACGCCGACATGCCCCTGAAGGACATCCAGGAGTTCGCCTCGCTACGCCACCACTGCTGCGGACCGGAGTGCCAGCGGCTGCAGGTTCTGGAAAAGCACAGGGAACGGCTCGAAGCGCTGCGCAAAGAAATACTGGAACATATTGATTTGATAGATGAAGAGGTGGCGCGATTCAAGGAGTGGAACAAACTGGAGTAA
- a CDS encoding MFS transporter yields the protein MNSEQKQRDLAAAGQRAGHTHEVAAQPHSAVNAGALALPMACVITMIAVATVFMNQSIFVDIARSFALDAKEARFAFSIVSLSYSFAFFVVGPLADMFESRRLAAAGLGALAVLLLAAAQAQDYIWFLACMGLMGVGAAAVPASMFPYVARTASPRTAGIHIGAVVASATLGIVVGRAVLGASTDLVGWRGSYRLLSLVFILFSLGALYVLKESNRPVSRSTPDVRGLYAAMLRILVAPATASLLLTGFLLFFGFLGVITFLTYRLAAPPFSFSAAQVGYISLAGITAVIAPFSGGQARRLGAYGIIFPGLAVCIAAMQLLGWSQRVGPMVVGILLLFLGVYACQPLLFMLMGQRIPPQAMGCASSLYILCCIGGGSLASIVLGGVWEKHGWAGITLACSGSIVLALIMAVVSARSGRARCS from the coding sequence ATGAATTCTGAACAAAAACAACGGGATTTGGCAGCAGCCGGACAGAGAGCCGGTCATACGCACGAGGTTGCCGCCCAACCGCATTCTGCCGTGAACGCCGGTGCGCTGGCTCTGCCCATGGCCTGCGTCATCACAATGATCGCCGTGGCCACGGTGTTCATGAACCAGTCCATTTTTGTGGACATCGCGCGATCCTTTGCGCTGGATGCAAAAGAAGCCCGCTTCGCCTTCAGCATCGTCTCCCTGAGCTACTCGTTCGCATTCTTCGTTGTCGGTCCTCTCGCAGATATGTTCGAGTCCAGGAGGCTGGCCGCCGCCGGGCTTGGCGCGCTGGCCGTCCTGCTGTTGGCCGCTGCGCAGGCGCAGGATTATATATGGTTTCTTGCGTGCATGGGTCTGATGGGCGTGGGTGCCGCCGCCGTCCCGGCCTCCATGTTCCCCTATGTTGCCCGCACGGCGTCGCCCCGCACGGCCGGCATACACATCGGCGCCGTGGTCGCCTCGGCCACGCTGGGAATCGTCGTGGGCCGCGCAGTCCTTGGGGCATCCACAGACCTGGTCGGGTGGCGGGGTTCGTATCGCCTCCTTTCCCTGGTCTTCATTCTTTTTTCCCTGGGTGCGCTTTATGTCTTGAAGGAATCAAACAGGCCCGTAAGCAGGAGCACGCCCGACGTGCGCGGGCTGTATGCGGCAATGCTCAGGATTCTTGTTGCGCCGGCCACGGCGTCCCTGCTTCTGACAGGCTTTTTGCTGTTTTTTGGCTTTCTCGGCGTCATCACCTTTCTGACTTACCGGCTGGCCGCGCCCCCGTTCTCGTTCAGCGCCGCACAAGTGGGGTATATCAGCCTCGCGGGGATAACGGCCGTCATCGCGCCGTTTTCCGGTGGCCAGGCCCGGCGGCTGGGCGCATACGGCATCATCTTCCCCGGCCTGGCAGTCTGCATCGCAGCCATGCAGCTTCTGGGCTGGAGCCAGAGAGTGGGGCCGATGGTAGTGGGTATCCTGCTGCTCTTTCTTGGCGTGTACGCCTGCCAGCCGCTGCTGTTCATGCTCATGGGGCAGAGGATTCCGCCGCAGGCCATGGGCTGCGCATCATCCCTGTACATCCTGTGCTGCATCGGCGGGGGCAGTCTTGCCTCCATTGTCCTGGGCGGCGTATGGGAGAAGCACGGCTGGGCCGGAATTACCCTGGCGTGCTCCGGCTCCATCGTGCTGGCGCTTATTATGGCTGTTGTGAGCGCGAGGAGCGGCAGGGCGCGGTGCTCGTAA
- a CDS encoding acyltransferase family protein: MTPPRERLHYIDNLRVLLTFLVILHHSAEAWTTGPHSVTGHTINPLMNLLCGINGSFCMGTFFLVSGYFHPPALARKGTWPFIHDRFMRLALPALVYSFTIRPLQWYFIEYVVDGTTPNPGIIGSLPNFFWDHYGFSHLWFLLVLFFFGIGYALLDRTWKRFSPITPKWANPETVGIQRLLIAVLAVYMLASFVVRIKFEPNAWIRLPWPVSVRAAHVPQYVFMFALGLYAYYGQLFKKLTVRTGVVWTIIAFIPTIIFTPIFRVDAYLGWGWNITGVVSTIRETVMCVGISIGLVVLFREKFNMTGTVLRFLRRTAYAAYIVHLPIVFVFQYLVLDWPLNPLLLFMVVGGATLTLTFAISALLVRLPGVRSVL; this comes from the coding sequence ATGACACCCCCTCGTGAGCGGCTCCACTACATCGACAACCTGCGCGTACTCCTCACCTTTCTGGTCATCCTGCACCACTCGGCAGAGGCCTGGACAACCGGCCCCCACTCGGTCACAGGGCACACCATCAACCCCCTCATGAACCTCTTGTGCGGCATCAACGGTTCGTTCTGCATGGGCACGTTCTTTTTGGTGTCCGGGTACTTCCACCCGCCGGCCCTGGCCAGGAAAGGAACCTGGCCCTTTATCCACGACCGGTTCATGCGCCTGGCACTGCCGGCCCTGGTCTACTCGTTCACGATTCGTCCGCTGCAGTGGTACTTCATAGAGTACGTAGTGGACGGGACCACGCCGAATCCCGGCATTATCGGCTCGCTGCCCAATTTTTTCTGGGACCACTACGGGTTCAGCCACCTCTGGTTCCTGCTCGTGCTCTTCTTCTTCGGGATCGGGTATGCGCTGCTGGATCGGACGTGGAAGCGGTTTTCACCGATTACGCCCAAGTGGGCGAACCCCGAGACGGTGGGTATTCAAAGACTGCTGATCGCCGTCCTGGCCGTGTACATGCTCGCCTCGTTCGTGGTCCGGATCAAGTTCGAGCCGAACGCCTGGATACGCCTTCCCTGGCCCGTATCCGTGCGGGCTGCGCACGTGCCGCAGTACGTCTTTATGTTCGCCCTGGGCCTCTATGCATACTATGGGCAGCTGTTCAAGAAGCTCACTGTGCGCACCGGCGTGGTCTGGACCATAATCGCGTTCATTCCCACGATCATTTTCACGCCGATCTTCCGGGTCGACGCCTACCTGGGCTGGGGCTGGAACATTACCGGCGTCGTCTCCACGATCCGCGAAACGGTCATGTGCGTGGGCATAAGCATTGGCCTCGTGGTGCTGTTCCGGGAAAAGTTCAACATGACAGGCACGGTGCTCAGGTTCCTACGGCGCACAGCTTACGCCGCGTACATCGTGCACCTGCCCATCGTGTTCGTCTTCCAGTACCTGGTGCTGGACTGGCCCCTGAACCCCTTGCTGCTGTTCATGGTGGTGGGCGGCGCGACTCTGACGCTCACCTTTGCCATCAGCGCGTTGCTGGTCCGTCTTCCGGGCGTGCGATCCGTGTTGTAG
- a CDS encoding amidohydrolase family protein, producing MPRSPKNPRILRRFGNRLNRPLPTRDRGSDEIAPGPRTPRQRELAARIDSLGSELAKRQGISRREFLGSAAGMAAAFVAMNQTFGMLFEADLAEAADPERAAERAGRLSSQLVIDMHTHFLRPDTRLTGFVAMREKARDRGWNPDLKGKKQTIQDLMFQNYLDEMYLKSDTTMACISGAPSEITEDWFLTNDMIAEGRKVINGLAGTRRSFAHAVFAPGYDGWMDQVDYAIETLKPDSFKGYTIGDNTHKDLSEHPWFMDDEDLVYPAYEKFQKASLVNVCVHKGLFPPATERRFPNLAPYCDVRDVAKAAKDWPGLNFVIYHAGYRYAGGGTAEEAWKAFQKTGRIEWVTDLAEIPTKHGVSNVYADLGQTFAQTVIAEPRLAAMILGQLVKGLGADHVCWGTDALWTGTPQWQIEGLRRLEIPEDLRAQYDLPELGGPDSETKRAILGDNNARLYGVDSALALAAARDDGIARMKREMA from the coding sequence ATGCCCCGGAGTCCCAAGAATCCCAGGATACTGCGCCGTTTTGGAAACCGACTGAATCGTCCCCTTCCCACCCGCGACCGCGGCAGCGACGAGATCGCGCCCGGTCCACGCACGCCCAGACAGCGGGAGCTTGCCGCGCGGATCGACTCCCTGGGCAGCGAACTCGCCAAACGCCAGGGCATCAGCCGGCGGGAGTTTCTGGGATCGGCTGCCGGCATGGCTGCCGCCTTTGTGGCCATGAACCAGACTTTCGGCATGCTCTTCGAGGCCGACCTGGCCGAGGCGGCCGATCCGGAACGCGCCGCCGAGCGCGCCGGCAGGTTGTCCAGCCAACTCGTCATCGACATGCACACCCACTTCCTGCGGCCGGACACCCGGCTGACCGGGTTCGTGGCCATGCGGGAGAAGGCCCGCGACCGCGGCTGGAACCCGGACCTGAAAGGCAAGAAGCAGACCATCCAGGACCTCATGTTCCAGAACTATCTCGACGAGATGTATCTGAAGAGCGACACCACCATGGCCTGCATCAGCGGCGCGCCGTCCGAGATAACCGAGGACTGGTTCCTGACCAATGACATGATCGCCGAGGGCCGCAAAGTGATCAACGGCCTGGCCGGAACCCGCCGCTCCTTTGCCCACGCCGTGTTCGCGCCGGGCTACGACGGCTGGATGGACCAGGTGGACTACGCCATCGAGACCCTGAAACCAGACTCCTTCAAGGGCTACACTATCGGCGACAACACGCACAAGGACCTCTCCGAGCATCCCTGGTTCATGGATGACGAGGACCTCGTCTATCCGGCGTACGAGAAGTTCCAGAAGGCCAGCCTGGTCAATGTCTGCGTACACAAGGGGTTGTTCCCGCCGGCCACGGAGCGGCGCTTTCCGAATCTGGCGCCCTACTGCGACGTGCGCGACGTGGCCAAAGCGGCAAAGGACTGGCCCGGGCTCAACTTCGTCATCTATCACGCCGGCTACCGCTACGCCGGTGGCGGCACTGCCGAGGAGGCCTGGAAGGCGTTCCAGAAAACAGGCCGCATCGAATGGGTCACGGATCTGGCCGAGATCCCGACCAAACACGGCGTCTCCAACGTCTACGCCGATCTGGGGCAGACCTTTGCGCAGACCGTCATTGCCGAGCCGCGCCTTGCCGCCATGATCCTGGGCCAGCTCGTCAAGGGGCTGGGCGCGGACCATGTCTGCTGGGGCACGGACGCCCTCTGGACCGGCACGCCCCAATGGCAGATCGAGGGCTTGCGCCGCCTGGAGATTCCCGAGGATCTGCGCGCACAGTACGACCTGCCCGAGCTGGGCGGCCCGGACTCCGAGACCAAGCGCGCCATCCTGGGCGACAACAACGCCCGGCTCTACGGCGTGGATTCGGCGCTCGCCCTGGCCGCTGCCAGGGACGACGGCATTGCCCGGATGAAGCGGGAGATGGCCTGA
- a CDS encoding PAS domain S-box protein: protein MADALYKASAIPTIIIDRDANRLVSTAASQLCEAFHASHPEAAAACLRNGGSPDRSAGQAESTPEGVIHRHCPNGLRHIDVPITIEGKHLASLMFCSFLYDDDTVDPGRLREQARRYGFDEEAYLAMYDATPRLSREQVRSILEFHRNFVGLISRQGLANLRLSQEIEAHKNAREQLDEQQRYNRTLSDALPTAIFYKNTDGVYQNCNEAFAELVGLPKERIIGYTDQDIAQPELAAVYRAHDDALYEDGGVQRYQAIVRDTDDNVREVQFSQAVYCAADGSLQGIIGSATDLSEYKDAERKAHENEELYRLLADNAGDVIGIVGRDFRYQYISPSVERLLGYTPNEALALRLEDHFLPESFKRLRASMLQGFMDGLPDAKPHEEAVREEYVQIRKDGSTVWTEMVTTPLRNEAGEINAWIGVSRDITDRKRSESQLIAAKEQAESASRTKSEFLANMSHEIRTPLNGIFGMLQLLSSNTHVNDDQQQYINVALESGKSLLTIIEDILELSRFDTGTATFVVAPFSPAQAVVTVIDNFRIEALRRGLSLFSKVDADVPATLLGDVGRVRQVLLHLVGNALKFTPQGHVRISVQRIQSSSKGLARLRFSVCDTGIGIAKDKLNDIFEPFAQVDGSYTRRYQGAGIGLSLVKRIVDRLGGEVGIESVPDGGTTVHFTLEFPARCEDVPPESPCTPEPNAAHRILVTEDDRLNQLTTQRFLEKLGYDAVVVSTGEEAIECLRVEEFDILIMDVQMPGMDGMQTTEAIRADDSLGPGQNIPIVAMTAHAMAGDRERFLSAGMNAYIAKPVDMKELRNVLLEVMQGETA, encoded by the coding sequence ATGGCCGACGCTTTATACAAAGCAAGCGCCATCCCCACCATTATTATCGACCGCGACGCCAATCGCCTCGTCTCCACGGCGGCGTCGCAACTCTGCGAGGCGTTCCACGCCTCCCACCCCGAGGCGGCAGCAGCATGCCTGCGTAACGGCGGCAGTCCGGACCGCAGCGCCGGGCAGGCCGAGTCCACTCCGGAAGGTGTCATCCACCGGCACTGCCCCAACGGCCTCAGGCATATAGACGTCCCCATTACAATCGAAGGCAAACATCTCGCCTCCCTGATGTTCTGCTCCTTCCTGTATGACGATGATACGGTGGACCCCGGCCGCCTGCGCGAGCAGGCGCGCCGCTACGGCTTTGACGAGGAAGCGTACCTCGCCATGTACGACGCGACTCCCCGCCTGAGCCGGGAGCAGGTGCGCAGCATCCTGGAATTTCACCGCAACTTCGTGGGCCTCATCTCGCGCCAGGGGCTGGCCAACCTGCGACTCAGCCAGGAAATCGAGGCGCACAAGAACGCCCGCGAGCAGCTGGACGAGCAGCAACGATACAACCGCACCCTTTCCGACGCCCTGCCCACCGCAATCTTCTACAAGAACACGGACGGCGTGTACCAGAACTGCAACGAAGCCTTTGCCGAGCTGGTGGGCCTGCCCAAGGAGCGCATCATTGGCTACACGGATCAGGACATCGCGCAGCCGGAGCTCGCCGCCGTGTACCGCGCCCATGACGACGCCCTGTATGAGGACGGCGGGGTGCAGCGCTACCAGGCCATCGTGCGCGATACGGACGACAACGTGCGCGAGGTGCAGTTCTCGCAGGCGGTGTACTGCGCCGCCGACGGTTCCCTCCAGGGTATCATCGGGTCCGCAACGGACCTCAGCGAGTACAAGGATGCGGAGCGCAAGGCCCATGAGAACGAAGAGCTGTACCGTCTGCTGGCCGACAACGCCGGCGACGTCATCGGCATCGTGGGCCGGGACTTTCGCTACCAGTACATCAGCCCGTCCGTGGAGCGGCTTCTGGGCTACACCCCGAACGAGGCGCTCGCTTTGCGGCTTGAGGACCACTTCCTGCCGGAGTCGTTCAAACGGCTCAGGGCCAGCATGCTGCAAGGTTTCATGGATGGGTTGCCGGACGCCAAGCCCCATGAGGAGGCTGTCCGCGAGGAGTACGTGCAGATTCGCAAGGACGGCTCCACGGTCTGGACCGAGATGGTGACAACGCCCCTGCGTAACGAAGCCGGCGAGATCAACGCCTGGATCGGCGTATCCAGGGACATCACCGACCGCAAGCGGTCGGAGTCGCAACTCATCGCCGCCAAGGAGCAGGCCGAATCCGCCAGCCGCACCAAGAGCGAGTTCCTGGCCAACATGAGCCACGAGATACGCACGCCCCTCAACGGCATCTTCGGCATGCTGCAGCTTCTCTCCTCCAACACCCACGTCAACGACGACCAGCAGCAGTACATCAACGTCGCTCTGGAGTCGGGCAAGAGCCTGTTGACCATCATCGAGGACATCCTGGAGCTCTCCCGCTTCGACACCGGAACGGCGACCTTCGTCGTCGCGCCCTTCTCTCCAGCCCAGGCCGTGGTAACCGTCATCGACAACTTCCGCATCGAAGCCCTCAGGCGCGGGCTCTCCCTGTTCTCAAAGGTCGATGCGGATGTTCCGGCCACACTGCTGGGAGACGTGGGCCGGGTGCGGCAGGTTCTCCTGCATCTCGTGGGCAACGCGCTCAAGTTCACGCCCCAGGGCCACGTGCGCATCTCTGTCCAGCGGATCCAAAGCTCCAGCAAGGGGCTGGCTCGCTTACGCTTTTCGGTCTGTGACACCGGCATCGGCATTGCCAAGGACAAGCTGAACGATATCTTCGAACCCTTCGCCCAGGTGGATGGATCCTACACCCGCCGCTACCAGGGCGCCGGCATCGGTCTCAGCCTGGTGAAGCGCATTGTGGACCGCCTGGGCGGCGAGGTCGGAATCGAGAGCGTTCCGGACGGCGGCACCACCGTCCATTTCACCCTGGAGTTCCCGGCCCGCTGCGAGGACGTCCCGCCAGAGAGTCCGTGCACGCCGGAACCCAATGCGGCGCATCGCATCCTCGTCACCGAGGACGACAGGCTGAACCAGCTCACCACGCAGCGTTTTCTGGAAAAGCTCGGTTACGACGCCGTGGTCGTCTCCACCGGGGAGGAGGCCATCGAGTGCCTGCGCGTGGAGGAGTTCGACATCCTGATCATGGATGTGCAGATGCCGGGCATGGACGGAATGCAGACCACGGAGGCCATACGCGCGGACGACTCCCTGGGGCCCGGCCAGAACATACCCATCGTGGCCATGACGGCCCACGCCATGGCCGGAGACCGCGAGCGGTTCCTTTCCGCCGGCATGAACGCCTACATCGCCAAGCCCGTGGATATGAAAGAGCTGCGCAACGTGCTGCTGGAGGTCATGCAGGGCGAGACCGCCTGA
- a CDS encoding nuclear transport factor 2 family protein, whose protein sequence is MHPKELVTRWVEAFNAADAEAIAAFYAEDAVNHQVAESLVQGRDAIRDMFAREFASAEMVCIVENIFEDGEWAILEWKDPLGLRGCGFFHVQNDRIVFQRGYWDKLSFLRMHGLPLPAE, encoded by the coding sequence ATGCACCCGAAGGAGCTCGTGACCCGGTGGGTGGAGGCATTCAACGCTGCAGATGCCGAGGCGATTGCCGCTTTCTACGCCGAAGACGCTGTGAACCACCAGGTGGCGGAGTCGCTGGTACAGGGCCGGGATGCGATACGGGATATGTTCGCCCGGGAGTTCGCCAGCGCCGAGATGGTCTGCATCGTAGAGAACATCTTCGAGGACGGGGAGTGGGCCATCCTTGAATGGAAGGACCCGCTCGGCCTCCGGGGCTGCGGCTTCTTCCATGTGCAAAACGATCGAATCGTGTTCCAGCGCGGCTACTGGGACAAGCTCTCCTTCCTGCGGATGCACGGGTTGCCGCTGCCTGCGGAGTAA